From a single Loigolactobacillus coryniformis subsp. coryniformis KCTC 3167 = DSM 20001 genomic region:
- a CDS encoding acetate/propionate family kinase, with translation MSKKVMAINCGSSSLKFKLYEMPAETVMIEGAVERVGKDDAIFSYDYQGKKHQTVQPVADHDVAVHLVLDTLLAEQIIADYSEIAGVGHRVSNGGRYYSDATLINADVEKRIDQLSVLSPLHNPVNLTGIQAVSAALPDAKEVAVFDTAYHHTMPVVDKIYGIPYKYYEKDGIRRYGFHGPSHQYIALKTAELFPNNSQRIISCHIGNGASITAIKDGKSVVNSMGFTPLAGLVMGTRSGDVDPQIIPYLEQQEGMSAQDVKDMLNKKSGLLGLSGISNDVRDLAKIAGDQSDERHERADLALKVFAHQIQFYIGAYAAELNGVDSIVFTAGVGEHSALVRQLACQNLGYLGVKIDTAKNAANALSIETADSTTKVLVIPTDEELMIARDVVRVAQL, from the coding sequence ATGTCAAAAAAAGTTATGGCAATCAATTGTGGTAGCTCATCATTAAAGTTTAAATTATATGAAATGCCTGCAGAGACCGTAATGATCGAAGGCGCGGTTGAACGTGTCGGTAAGGATGATGCTATTTTTAGTTATGATTATCAGGGAAAAAAGCACCAAACCGTACAGCCAGTTGCTGATCATGATGTGGCAGTGCACTTAGTGTTAGATACATTATTGGCAGAGCAGATCATTGCTGATTATAGTGAGATCGCTGGTGTCGGCCATCGAGTTTCTAATGGTGGTCGTTATTATAGTGATGCGACGTTGATCAATGCCGATGTTGAAAAAAGGATCGATCAATTAAGCGTATTATCACCATTGCATAATCCGGTTAATTTAACTGGGATCCAGGCAGTATCAGCGGCGTTGCCAGATGCAAAAGAAGTGGCAGTATTTGATACCGCCTACCATCACACCATGCCAGTCGTTGATAAGATCTATGGCATTCCGTATAAGTATTATGAAAAAGATGGCATTCGGCGGTACGGTTTTCATGGACCTAGCCACCAATATATTGCCTTGAAAACCGCGGAGTTATTTCCGAACAACAGTCAACGAATCATTTCGTGTCACATTGGTAATGGCGCTAGTATCACGGCGATCAAGGATGGTAAGTCAGTGGTCAATTCCATGGGCTTTACTCCCTTGGCTGGGTTAGTGATGGGTACCCGCAGTGGGGATGTTGATCCGCAGATCATTCCTTACTTAGAACAACAAGAAGGCATGTCGGCACAAGATGTCAAAGATATGTTGAACAAAAAATCCGGCTTACTTGGCTTGTCAGGCATTTCTAATGATGTCCGTGACTTAGCCAAAATTGCCGGCGACCAATCTGATGAACGGCATGAGCGGGCGGACCTAGCGTTAAAAGTCTTTGCTCATCAAATTCAGTTTTACATTGGGGCTTACGCTGCTGAGCTAAACGGCGTGGACAGCATTGTCTTTACAGCTGGGGTCGGCGAGCATTCAGCATTAGTCCGGCAACTGGCTTGCCAAAACTTAGGCTATTTAGGTGTTAAAATCGATACGGCCAAGAATGCGGCTAATGCTTTGTCGATCGAAACCGCCGACAGCACGACCAAAGTTTTAGTCATTCCAACGGATGAAGAATTAATGATCGCTCGCGATGTTGTACGGGTGGCACAACTTTAA
- a CDS encoding aldehyde dehydrogenase family protein, which yields MASLEEQIRKILAEELQSGAASTTTVAATNGDHGVFKTVDEAVAAAKAAQEKFVDCSIDTREKVIDAIKEGFRPHIQKIAEDILAETGMGTVEAKVAKLNNALYNTPGPEILQPEAETGDGGLVMYEYAPFGVIGAVGPSTNPAETVIANAIMMLAGGNTLFFGAHPGAKNITKWTIQKLNEFVENATGLTNLVVTLDEPSIESVQQMMKHPDIAMLAVTGGPGVVHQAMISGKKTIGAGAGNPPAMVDATANIDLAAHNIIDSASFDNDILCTAEKEVVVEASVKDELVRKMQAEGGYLVTDPAAIQKLVDMTITDKGTPDRKYVGKDATYIMDAAGISYTGKPKEILLEAKADHPLVTTEMLMPILPVVTCPDFDSVLKTAVIVEGGNHHTASIHSENLPHINQAAHRMNTSIFVVNGPTYSGTGVGHTGASALTIATPTGEGTTTAKSFTRRRRLNSPEGFSLRSWRD from the coding sequence ATGGCTAGTTTAGAAGAACAAATTAGAAAAATTTTAGCAGAAGAATTACAAAGTGGGGCAGCAAGTACAACAACTGTTGCTGCAACTAATGGTGATCACGGTGTATTTAAGACCGTTGATGAAGCAGTTGCTGCCGCCAAAGCAGCACAAGAAAAATTTGTTGATTGCTCGATCGACACTCGTGAAAAAGTGATTGATGCGATCAAGGAAGGCTTCCGGCCACATATCCAAAAAATTGCTGAAGATATTTTAGCTGAAACTGGTATGGGTACTGTCGAAGCCAAAGTGGCTAAATTAAACAACGCTTTGTATAACACACCTGGTCCAGAAATTCTCCAACCAGAAGCTGAAACTGGTGATGGTGGTCTAGTAATGTACGAATATGCACCATTTGGTGTTATTGGCGCTGTTGGTCCATCAACGAACCCTGCTGAAACCGTTATTGCCAATGCGATCATGATGTTAGCTGGCGGCAATACCTTGTTCTTCGGTGCGCATCCTGGTGCTAAAAACATCACTAAATGGACGATTCAAAAATTGAATGAGTTTGTTGAAAATGCCACTGGTTTAACTAACTTAGTTGTGACATTAGACGAACCATCGATCGAATCCGTACAACAAATGATGAAACATCCTGACATTGCCATGTTAGCCGTTACTGGCGGCCCTGGCGTGGTCCATCAAGCCATGATCAGTGGCAAGAAGACGATCGGTGCCGGTGCTGGTAACCCACCTGCAATGGTTGATGCAACGGCTAATATTGATTTGGCTGCACATAACATCATTGATTCAGCTTCATTTGATAATGATATTTTATGTACTGCTGAAAAAGAAGTTGTCGTTGAAGCTTCGGTTAAGGATGAATTAGTTCGTAAAATGCAGGCTGAAGGTGGCTATTTAGTTACTGACCCAGCAGCAATTCAGAAGTTAGTCGATATGACGATCACTGATAAAGGTACACCTGATCGTAAATACGTTGGTAAAGATGCCACTTATATCATGGACGCTGCTGGCATCAGCTATACCGGCAAGCCAAAAGAAATTTTGCTTGAAGCTAAAGCTGATCATCCATTGGTTACAACTGAAATGTTGATGCCAATTCTACCAGTTGTGACTTGCCCTGATTTTGATAGTGTCTTGAAGACAGCCGTCATTGTTGAAGGCGGCAATCATCATACGGCTTCGATCCATTCAGAAAACTTACCACACATCAACCAAGCAGCACATCGGATGAATACATCGATCTTCGTTGTAAATGGTCCTACGTACTCTGGTACTGGTGTTGGTCATACTGGTGCCTCGGCCTTAACAATTGCAACACCAACTGGTGAAGGTACGACTACAGCTAAGTCATTCACTCGTCGTCGTCGTTTGAATTCACCGGAAGGATTTTCATTGAGAAGCTGGAGGGATTAG
- a CDS encoding EutP/PduV family microcompartment system protein has protein sequence MKKPIFVGAIGCGKTTLCQRLQGAALDYRKTQAVEFYQDMIDTPGEFVEHHQLYNALTVTAAEADVIVLLQSVSDRRQTFSPGFGSMFPKPKIGIVTKIDLARDQKDIDWAATQLELAGAKKIFSISAEDDEGIQAIVDYLGISQSQTA, from the coding sequence ATGAAAAAACCAATTTTTGTTGGGGCAATTGGCTGCGGTAAAACAACACTTTGCCAACGTCTGCAAGGAGCGGCCCTTGATTATCGGAAGACACAAGCGGTAGAATTCTATCAGGACATGATCGATACGCCCGGTGAATTTGTTGAACACCACCAGCTCTATAATGCGTTGACGGTCACGGCTGCAGAAGCTGATGTGATCGTCTTATTGCAAAGTGTTAGTGACCGCCGGCAAACCTTTTCGCCTGGCTTTGGCAGCATGTTTCCTAAACCAAAGATCGGCATTGTGACCAAGATCGACTTAGCCAGGGATCAGAAGGATATTGATTGGGCAGCAACGCAACTTGAATTAGCTGGTGCCAAGAAGATTTTTTCGATTTCTGCAGAAGATGACGAGGGTATTCAAGCTATCGTCGATTATCTAGGTATAAGTCAATCACAAACGGCATAA
- a CDS encoding cob(I)yrinic acid a,c-diamide adenosyltransferase, with translation MVRIYTKTGDKGQTRIIGKQVVDKDNVRVNAYGSVDELNSWVGYADSQLTEKTVELHAELQEIQQLLFDAGTDLATPADDPKHDFIFDAKSTKWLEGKIDHYTEVAPPVQKFILPGGSQVASALHVARTITRRAEREVVTLQGTAEINKDVLVFINRLSDYFFAVARYANVLEGTEDVLYRNSRPVFR, from the coding sequence ATGGTACGAATTTATACAAAAACAGGTGACAAAGGGCAGACGCGGATCATTGGCAAGCAAGTTGTTGATAAGGATAATGTTCGGGTCAATGCTTATGGCTCAGTTGATGAGCTAAATTCCTGGGTCGGTTATGCAGACAGTCAATTGACTGAGAAAACGGTGGAACTGCACGCTGAATTACAAGAAATTCAGCAATTATTATTTGACGCAGGGACCGATTTAGCCACACCAGCTGACGATCCGAAGCATGATTTTATTTTTGATGCTAAATCAACTAAATGGCTGGAAGGTAAAATTGATCATTATACGGAAGTGGCACCACCAGTCCAAAAATTTATTTTACCTGGAGGCTCACAAGTTGCCAGTGCCTTACATGTTGCTCGGACGATCACACGGCGGGCTGAACGTGAAGTCGTTACATTGCAAGGCACTGCTGAGATCAATAAGGACGTTTTGGTCTTCATTAATCGATTATCCGATTATTTCTTCGCCGTTGCTCGTTACGCCAACGTTTTAGAAGGTACTGAAGACGTCTTGTATCGTAATAGTCGGCCTGTTTTCCGTTGA
- a CDS encoding propanediol utilization protein: MSLQSAVASCPATCGELLQGWLAGSEKLVAYGIDLSSRVTAVLVPSWPAIPATQVKMYQLCRLLLTHFGQPQVKIKLSRQSEIPLGKGMASSTADLVATCRAVARLFGRSLSAAEITRFCVQVEASDASAYLAQGLTVIDARTGQVYWQTKWRPQFASLVLEPATQLSTALVHRQLTVLQLKQQATEFAQVYQAFMTAVQTQSLTLLGAAATQSACLRQQLLPKPYFTAIQQFMQTQPFLGLNVAHSGTVIGLMFDPQRLAANDLLQQIRQQPFSAYYRAYIQATEFK; encoded by the coding sequence GTGAGTTTGCAATCGGCGGTGGCTAGTTGTCCAGCAACTTGTGGTGAATTATTGCAAGGCTGGTTAGCCGGCTCGGAAAAATTAGTTGCTTATGGTATTGATTTATCCAGTCGCGTGACGGCAGTTTTGGTACCCAGCTGGCCAGCCATACCGGCGACGCAAGTCAAAATGTATCAGTTGTGTCGTTTGTTGCTAACGCACTTTGGTCAGCCACAAGTTAAAATTAAATTAAGTCGGCAAAGTGAGATTCCGTTAGGCAAAGGCATGGCTAGTAGTACGGCAGATCTAGTGGCAACTTGTCGTGCGGTTGCACGGTTGTTTGGTCGTTCATTGTCGGCTGCGGAGATCACTCGGTTTTGTGTTCAAGTTGAGGCCAGTGATGCCTCGGCGTATCTGGCGCAAGGATTGACTGTGATCGATGCACGGACTGGGCAGGTTTATTGGCAGACCAAGTGGCGGCCACAATTTGCCAGTTTGGTTTTGGAACCAGCCACACAATTATCAACTGCATTGGTTCATCGGCAGTTGACCGTGTTACAATTAAAACAGCAAGCGACCGAATTTGCACAAGTCTATCAGGCTTTTATGACCGCGGTGCAGACGCAGTCATTAACATTATTAGGCGCAGCTGCGACGCAAAGTGCCTGTTTACGGCAGCAATTATTACCGAAGCCGTATTTTACGGCGATCCAGCAATTTATGCAGACACAACCGTTTTTAGGCTTAAATGTGGCCCATTCAGGCACGGTGATCGGGCTAATGTTTGACCCGCAACGATTGGCGGCAAATGATTTATTGCAACAGATACGCCAACAGCCATTTAGTGCTTACTATCGTGCTTATATTCAAGCAACAGAATTTAAATAA
- a CDS encoding 1-propanol dehydrogenase PduQ, whose product MEKISIPTTIYSGDDSLNVLETIKQTAVLLVCDPFLPGTPGLKSIESKLDSSNQVTIFSDVKPNPPLTNIMAGVEVFNQVKPQVMIGVGGGSAIDTAKAIRFFGEKLNKCEVKCFIAIPTTSGTGSEVTNTAVVSDEKNATKMPIIKDHLTPDIALLDPRLVMSAPASVTAFSGLDVLTHALESLVAVDPGANVISTALSEEAVDIIVHNLVQCYQHPDDYAARKIVHEASNAAGIAFNTAGLGIAHSIAHQLGAQFHMPHGLACAMMLPLVIEFNAQDPKVRAKYCKAAVKAGIGNANLSPRLEVKRLQNTIYKMMDQMKCPHNLRAFGVDPAEAKAKTDVVVKAARADGTFPGNPIVPTDEQLAAVYQAVIG is encoded by the coding sequence ATGGAAAAAATTTCAATTCCAACAACGATCTACTCTGGTGACGATAGCCTAAACGTTTTAGAAACAATCAAGCAAACTGCAGTTTTGTTGGTTTGTGATCCATTTCTACCAGGGACACCTGGTTTGAAATCGATTGAAAGCAAATTGGACAGCAGCAACCAAGTCACGATCTTTTCTGACGTTAAACCAAATCCGCCATTAACGAATATTATGGCTGGCGTTGAAGTCTTCAATCAAGTCAAACCACAAGTTATGATCGGTGTTGGCGGCGGTTCTGCGATCGATACTGCTAAAGCGATTCGTTTCTTTGGTGAAAAGCTAAATAAATGTGAAGTTAAGTGCTTTATTGCCATTCCAACGACTAGTGGGACTGGTTCTGAAGTGACGAATACAGCCGTGGTTTCTGATGAAAAGAATGCGACTAAGATGCCGATCATCAAGGATCACCTGACACCAGATATCGCGTTACTTGATCCACGATTGGTCATGAGTGCACCGGCTAGCGTCACTGCTTTTTCTGGCTTGGACGTTTTGACCCACGCACTAGAGTCCTTAGTTGCGGTTGATCCAGGTGCTAATGTTATTTCAACTGCGCTTTCTGAAGAAGCAGTGGATATCATTGTGCATAACTTGGTTCAGTGTTATCAACATCCAGATGATTATGCAGCTCGTAAAATCGTTCATGAAGCTTCTAATGCAGCTGGGATCGCCTTTAACACAGCCGGTTTAGGGATTGCCCATTCGATCGCCCATCAATTAGGTGCGCAATTCCATATGCCGCATGGCTTAGCTTGTGCCATGATGTTGCCATTAGTGATCGAATTTAATGCACAAGATCCTAAGGTGCGGGCGAAGTACTGTAAAGCTGCCGTTAAAGCTGGTATTGGTAATGCTAACTTAAGTCCACGCTTAGAAGTAAAACGGCTACAAAACACGATCTACAAAATGATGGATCAAATGAAGTGCCCGCATAATTTACGTGCCTTCGGTGTTGATCCAGCAGAAGCCAAAGCAAAGACAGATGTCGTTGTTAAGGCTGCACGTGCGGATGGCACCTTCCCAGGTAATCCAATCGTGCCAACTGATGAACAGTTAGCGGCCGTTTATCAAGCGGTGATCGGCTAG
- a CDS encoding cobyrinate a,c-diamide synthase: MRKLMIAGVTSGAGKTSVTLGLLKLLVQQGLNVQPYKVGPDYVDTKFHTRITGRPSRNLDSFLTPQRATLAYLFKQNTALIDYAVVEGVMGLYDGLGTDKDCASSSAIAKLLDLPVVLVLDGKATSTSTAAIVMGYVNFDPAVNIVGVIINNVLSANHFQLIKGAIERYTTVPVLGYLPRDPAISLPSRQLGLVPDSELPQIDQKIERIAELLGAHLDLPQLLSLAVPDQTPAKLPFKLPQYQLRLGIAQDDAFNFYYQDNLELLKRCGVTLVPFSPLHDAQLPAVDALYLGGGYPEEFAAELAANQSMRQDIASFSKQNRPIYAECGGLMYLGETLKTAAGEFPMVGVLAGTSEMTPRLKRFGYCYATAQQDTLLVAQGQRIAGHEFHHSIFKATGAQPLLKLTKERDGQIVDQWTGGYQVRRTFAGYVHVHFYQNPQLLQHLLQEMGAVTRGAD; this comes from the coding sequence TTGCGTAAATTAATGATTGCTGGCGTAACCAGTGGTGCTGGTAAAACCAGTGTCACACTTGGGTTATTGAAATTATTAGTCCAACAAGGCTTAAATGTTCAACCCTACAAAGTTGGACCAGATTACGTTGATACTAAATTTCATACACGGATCACTGGCCGGCCGTCGCGTAACTTAGATAGTTTTTTAACGCCGCAACGGGCGACACTCGCTTATTTATTCAAGCAAAATACGGCACTGATCGATTATGCCGTTGTTGAGGGCGTCATGGGGCTATATGACGGTTTAGGTACCGACAAGGATTGTGCTTCGAGTTCAGCGATCGCTAAGCTACTTGATCTCCCAGTAGTTTTGGTGCTGGATGGCAAAGCGACTTCCACCTCTACGGCCGCAATTGTCATGGGCTATGTCAATTTTGATCCGGCAGTCAATATTGTTGGGGTGATCATCAATAATGTGCTTAGTGCGAATCATTTTCAATTGATCAAAGGCGCGATCGAACGTTATACCACTGTACCAGTACTGGGTTACTTGCCGCGTGATCCGGCAATTAGTTTACCGTCACGGCAGCTAGGCTTAGTGCCCGATTCAGAGTTACCACAGATCGACCAAAAGATTGAACGCATCGCCGAATTATTAGGTGCACATTTAGATTTGCCCCAGCTATTAAGCTTAGCTGTGCCGGACCAGACACCGGCTAAGTTGCCGTTTAAATTACCGCAATATCAGTTGCGCTTGGGTATTGCGCAAGATGATGCGTTTAACTTTTATTATCAGGATAATTTGGAGTTACTTAAACGCTGTGGGGTGACATTGGTGCCCTTTAGTCCGCTGCATGACGCCCAATTACCAGCTGTTGATGCCTTGTATCTTGGGGGTGGCTACCCTGAAGAGTTTGCCGCAGAATTAGCGGCCAATCAGTCGATGCGGCAAGATATTGCTAGCTTTTCTAAGCAAAATCGGCCGATCTATGCTGAATGTGGTGGCCTAATGTACCTAGGTGAAACGTTAAAAACGGCCGCTGGCGAATTTCCGATGGTCGGCGTGCTAGCTGGTACAAGTGAAATGACACCGCGCTTGAAAAGATTTGGTTATTGTTATGCCACGGCGCAACAAGATACCTTGTTGGTGGCGCAAGGCCAACGAATTGCTGGCCATGAATTTCATCATTCAATTTTTAAAGCCACCGGGGCGCAACCGTTGCTTAAGTTGACTAAGGAGCGCGACGGTCAGATCGTTGATCAGTGGACTGGCGGCTATCAAGTTCGCCGGACTTTTGCCGGTTACGTGCACGTTCATTTTTACCAAAATCCACAGCTACTGCAGCATTTGTTGCAGGAAATGGGGGCGGTGACCCGTGGTGCTGATTAG
- a CDS encoding ECF transporter S component — protein sequence MKIRKLTTVAVLLALCVVGANVKLMGSIALDSFPAFLGALLFGPWVGAFLGAFGHLISSMLSGFPLTLPIHLIIAALMALCMGVFGFIRQRLGKSRWYSVLLADVCGYLINVPLDLLILYPIMHQAVIALFVPLTVATVANLVLTEVVYVALPQRIKSLSFLGVTR from the coding sequence ATGAAGATTCGTAAACTGACTACCGTGGCTGTTTTGCTAGCCTTATGTGTTGTTGGGGCTAACGTTAAGCTAATGGGCTCAATTGCCTTAGATTCCTTTCCCGCCTTTTTAGGCGCGTTATTATTTGGTCCTTGGGTAGGTGCCTTTTTAGGGGCATTTGGTCATCTGATCTCATCGATGTTATCTGGTTTTCCGTTAACGTTGCCAATTCATTTGATCATTGCGGCGTTGATGGCACTTTGCATGGGTGTATTTGGTTTTATTCGTCAGCGCCTAGGCAAGTCACGTTGGTATAGTGTTTTGTTAGCGGATGTCTGTGGTTACTTGATCAATGTGCCACTGGATCTGTTGATCTTATATCCAATTATGCATCAAGCCGTTATTGCACTATTTGTACCGTTGACGGTGGCGACTGTGGCTAACCTAGTTTTAACTGAAGTTGTCTACGTGGCCTTACCACAACGGATCAAATCGTTAAGCTTTCTTGGGGTGACAAGATGA
- a CDS encoding MIP/aquaporin family protein, translated as MDAYLGEFVGTMILIILGAGAGASINLNKAYAKGQGWLYVAFAWGMAVAFGVYVAASFGAPGHLNPAFTIAAAISGMIKWSQVVGFIIAQMLGAFVGAAIVVIHFYPHFKASKSEAEGNTVGIFATKPAINSPVFNFLSEVIATFTFTYITFNLGNFTEGLKPFIVGFVIFAIGASLGSTTGYALNPARDWGPRFAYTVLPIPHKTAAHWEYAWVPMCGPIVGAAIAALLFNLQ; from the coding sequence ATGGATGCTTACCTAGGTGAGTTTGTCGGCACGATGATCTTGATCATTTTAGGTGCCGGTGCTGGTGCAAGTATCAACTTGAATAAAGCTTATGCTAAAGGGCAAGGTTGGTTGTATGTGGCCTTTGCCTGGGGTATGGCGGTGGCATTTGGTGTCTATGTGGCTGCATCGTTTGGTGCGCCTGGGCATTTGAACCCAGCCTTTACCATTGCTGCAGCAATTTCAGGTATGATAAAATGGTCGCAAGTTGTTGGTTTTATTATTGCGCAAATGTTGGGGGCTTTTGTGGGTGCAGCGATCGTTGTCATTCACTTCTATCCTCATTTCAAAGCAAGTAAAAGCGAAGCAGAAGGCAATACAGTTGGAATCTTCGCAACAAAACCGGCGATCAACAGTCCAGTATTTAACTTTCTAAGTGAAGTCATTGCGACATTCACATTTACTTACATTACGTTTAATTTAGGTAACTTTACTGAGGGTCTAAAACCATTTATCGTTGGTTTCGTTATCTTTGCGATCGGTGCCAGTTTAGGATCGACAACTGGGTATGCACTAAACCCAGCGCGTGATTGGGGTCCGCGGTTTGCTTACACGGTATTGCCAATTCCACACAAAACAGCGGCCCATTGGGAATATGCATGGGTACCAATGTGTGGTCCAATCGTTGGTGCAGCTATTGCAGCATTATTATTCAATCTACAGTAA
- the cobD gene encoding threonine-phosphate decarboxylase CobD — MRVAHHGGNLAAIRRTQTVAPQQLLDFSANINPLGLAPELRQLLTAGLDELTRYPDTTYLALRQQLSQHFQVPVDWVFVGNGAVQLLFDVAATLAVKNVLLLAPAFAEYERAFTRINAKITYFDLAPAQQFQIDVPALIATLQQHPEIEAVCLGNPNNPTGQVLAREQMQQLQSYCQQQHIWLLLDEAFMDFLPNEAAISLVPSLQTDDQVVIVRSATKFFAIPGLRLGYAIVPHVQLGQRLLAFSEPWALNSLAAIAGQHIYQLTDYIQATEQWFAQEQPWLQQQLAQIPQLTVFPSQVNYILLRAAPTDLAERLLQFGIVIRTCADYRQLDAHYYRVAVKDRAADQRLLVALKQVLSQ; from the coding sequence ATGAGAGTTGCACATCATGGCGGTAATTTAGCTGCGATCAGACGTACGCAGACAGTGGCACCGCAACAATTACTTGATTTTAGTGCGAACATCAACCCTTTAGGTTTAGCGCCTGAGCTACGCCAACTTTTAACTGCAGGGTTAGATGAATTGACCCGCTACCCAGATACCACTTATTTAGCACTGCGGCAGCAATTAAGTCAGCATTTTCAAGTGCCGGTGGATTGGGTATTTGTTGGCAACGGTGCAGTACAACTATTGTTTGACGTTGCTGCGACCTTGGCCGTCAAAAACGTTTTACTATTAGCGCCGGCGTTTGCGGAGTATGAGCGCGCGTTTACGCGGATCAATGCCAAAATTACTTATTTTGATTTAGCGCCAGCCCAACAATTTCAGATCGATGTGCCTGCGCTGATCGCAACCTTGCAGCAACACCCGGAAATCGAAGCGGTTTGCTTAGGTAATCCGAATAATCCAACTGGGCAAGTATTAGCACGCGAACAAATGCAGCAGTTACAATCATATTGCCAGCAACAACATATTTGGTTGTTGTTGGATGAAGCGTTTATGGACTTTTTGCCAAATGAAGCGGCGATCAGTTTAGTGCCTAGTTTGCAGACGGATGATCAGGTGGTGATCGTGCGCTCAGCCACTAAGTTTTTTGCGATCCCGGGGTTGCGTTTAGGTTATGCGATCGTGCCTCATGTGCAATTAGGCCAACGGCTGCTGGCTTTTAGTGAGCCGTGGGCGTTGAATAGTTTAGCGGCGATCGCGGGGCAGCATATTTATCAATTAACTGATTATATTCAGGCGACGGAACAATGGTTTGCTCAGGAACAGCCGTGGTTGCAGCAACAATTAGCGCAAATACCACAACTAACCGTTTTTCCTAGTCAGGTCAATTACATTCTTTTGCGGGCAGCGCCAACTGATTTAGCTGAGCGGCTGCTGCAATTCGGTATCGTGATTCGGACTTGTGCGGATTATCGGCAATTAGACGCCCATTATTATCGGGTGGCGGTTAAGGATCGTGCGGCTGATCAACGTTTATTGGTGGCTTTAAAGCAGGTGCTTAGTCAGTGA
- the cbiB gene encoding adenosylcobinamide-phosphate synthase CbiB, producing MVLISMIGLAFVLDLLLGDPYSWPHPVKVMGQAIAAYVKKFDQTTRSARQLFWLGVLLWFVIVGGTAIIAGAIMGLTQRWFWLHYVVGVYLCYTTLSIRGLAHEGRKIQKSLQAQRLTQARQQVGMIVGRDTQQLSAEAVCKATIETIAENTSDGVIAPLFYLFIGGPVLGLVYKAVNTLDSMVGYRNQKYRNIGRFSAQLDDIFNWLPARLTWLFLLAASWLLRLNSRGAWQIGRRDRRQHLSPNSALSESVVAGALDLRLGGPHQYFGERVDKPFIGRTDARPASSADIGTTNRMLYVSAILGLLFFAGCRWLLI from the coding sequence GTGGTGCTGATTAGTATGATCGGCTTGGCTTTTGTGTTGGACTTATTGCTAGGCGATCCGTATAGTTGGCCGCATCCGGTCAAGGTTATGGGCCAGGCGATCGCCGCTTATGTGAAAAAATTTGACCAAACCACGCGCTCGGCGCGGCAATTATTTTGGTTGGGCGTACTGTTATGGTTTGTGATCGTCGGTGGAACGGCAATTATTGCTGGCGCCATTATGGGTCTAACACAACGGTGGTTCTGGTTACATTACGTGGTAGGGGTCTACTTGTGTTACACCACCTTATCCATTCGCGGCCTGGCGCATGAAGGCCGCAAGATCCAAAAAAGTTTGCAGGCGCAGCGGTTAACCCAGGCGCGACAACAGGTAGGGATGATCGTTGGTCGCGATACCCAGCAGTTATCCGCGGAAGCCGTGTGCAAGGCGACCATTGAGACGATCGCGGAAAATACCAGTGACGGGGTGATCGCACCATTATTTTACTTATTTATCGGTGGTCCGGTGCTGGGCTTAGTTTATAAGGCCGTCAATACATTGGATTCAATGGTTGGTTACCGCAATCAGAAGTACCGCAATATTGGTCGCTTTTCCGCCCAATTAGATGATATTTTCAATTGGCTTCCAGCGCGGCTAACGTGGTTATTTTTACTTGCAGCTAGCTGGTTATTGCGACTCAATAGCCGCGGCGCCTGGCAAATTGGTCGGCGCGATCGGCGGCAGCATTTAAGCCCTAACAGTGCGCTATCGGAATCGGTGGTTGCTGGCGCGCTTGATCTGCGCCTCGGTGGCCCGCACCAATACTTTGGTGAGCGTGTCGATAAGCCTTTTATTGGCCGCACCGATGCCCGACCAGCCAGCAGCGCGGATATCGGCACAACCAACCGCATGTTGTACGTAAGTGCGATTTTAGGCCTATTGTTTTTTGCCGGTTGCCGCTGGTTGCTCATTTAA